Genomic segment of Tomitella fengzijianii:
TCGCCCTGGCACGCCGCCGCGTCCTCGGCGGTGTCGTTCATCCTGGGCGCGCTGCTGCCGCTGATCGCGATCGTCCTGCCGCCACCGGAACTCCGGGTGCCCGTCACCGTGCTGGCAGTGCTTGCGGCACTGGCGCTCACCGGCGCGGTGAGCGCCGCGCTGGGCGGTGCCGACAGATTGCGCGCGACGGTGCGCGTGATGGCCGGCGGGGCCGCGGCGATGGCGGTCACCTACGCAGTGGGCGAGCTCATCGGCGCGATGATGTGACGGTCCGGTGATGTGACGGGCCGGCCCGCCGGGATCACGTGTCCGGCTGGATCAGCCGATCCTCGAATGCGTGCTCCAGCGCGCGCCACTGACCGGCCTCGACGGTGAACGGCGGGTGCGGCATCACGCGGAGCGGGTCGGGCTCGCGGATGAACGACACCAGCGCGCCGAGCTCGGTGGATTCGTCCAGCGCCTGCTCCACGGCGTCGTCGTCGCAGTAGTCGGCGGCGTCCTCGAGCAGTTCGATCGCCAGGTCGAGCTGCTCGGAGTCGACGGCGACAGGGCCGTCGGTGATGTCCTCGACCAGTCCGGTGAGCACGTACACGTTGTCGTCCGTGATCACGATCTCGAGTTCGCCGCCGGTCGCCGACTGGGCCACGGTGGAGTACGTGCTCACCCCGGCCAGGTCGTGTTCGTGGTTGACCGCAAGGTGCTGGGTCAGCGCGCGGGGCGTGGCGAACACGCGGATGCGGCCGTCGTGGCCGAGGAAGACCGGGTCGTCCCGCAGGTAGCAGCGCAGGGTGTAGTAGGTGCCGCCGGGGACGACCACCTGGATGGGGTCGATGCCCACCGAATCCCAGAACGCGTACTCGTCGTCCCCCTCCTCGGATTCCCCGTCCTCGTCCCCGTCGTCCCCGTCGTCGTGATCGGCGTCGGTGCCCTCGGAATCGAGCAGGTCCAGGTCGTCGTCGGTGTCGAGCTCGTCGTCGTTCTCCACGTCGTTCTCGTCGGACGCCGTCAGCTCGGCCTCGGCGATCTCCAGGGCCGCCGCGTCGATGTCGGGGCTGCCGATGACGTCGTCGAGGGCGGTGAGGATCGCGTCCCACTCGCCGGCCAGCAGGCGCCCGATCCGGTCCCACCGCTTGCCGCCCGACCGGCCGTGGAACGGCGCCGTGCCGCTGCCGAGCAGATCCAGCTCGCCGTGCTCCTCGAGGAAGTCCGTGATGCTGCTGATGTCGCAGACGTCTCCGAGTGCGAACACGACGCCGAGGCAATCGTCCAGGAATCGCGTGGACGACAGGGTGGGCGCGCGCTGCGCGACCGCCGGCACCCGGGTCAGGTCGTAGCGGTCCTCGGGTTCGGGGGTGAGTTCGTCTGCGGACAGCGCCTCGACGATGTTCCAGGACGGATGGTCGTACAGGTCGTGGTCGTGGTCGGTGCGGATGAACGCGGTGAGCTCGGCGACGGAGTCGAAGCCGAACACCTCGTCCTCCAGCCCGAGGAACGCCTGCCACTCGTCCGCGCCGTCACGCCACCGCGGCGCCCACAGGGTGTAGACGCTGCCGGTGTGAAGGCGCAGTTCGATGGGGACGATGTCACCTGCCATGGTCGCGAGCCTATCGACAGAACGCCGATTGCGGAAAGGGTCGTGCAGTGGGGACCGCCTATGCTGCCCGTATGGATCTGCGCGTGATCGACCATCCCCTCGTCGGGGCCCGTCTGGCGATGCTGCGTGACCGGCGTGCCGACAATGCGCGTTTCCGTGCGGTGCTGCGTGATCTCACGACGATGCTCGTCTACGAGGCCTGCCGCGACATCGAGGTGACGGAGATCGATGTGCAGACGCCGGTGGCGCCGACGCGTGGTGTGCGCGTGGCGAACCCGCCGCTGCTCGTGCCGGTGCTGCGCGCGGGGCTGGGCATGGTGGACCAGGCGCAGGCCATGCTCCCGGAGGCCGATCTGGGCATGGTGGGCCTGGCCCGCGACGAGTCGACGCACCGGCCGACGGCCTACCTGGAGTCGCTGCCGGA
This window contains:
- a CDS encoding primosomal protein produces the protein MAGDIVPIELRLHTGSVYTLWAPRWRDGADEWQAFLGLEDEVFGFDSVAELTAFIRTDHDHDLYDHPSWNIVEALSADELTPEPEDRYDLTRVPAVAQRAPTLSSTRFLDDCLGVVFALGDVCDISSITDFLEEHGELDLLGSGTAPFHGRSGGKRWDRIGRLLAGEWDAILTALDDVIGSPDIDAAALEIAEAELTASDENDVENDDELDTDDDLDLLDSEGTDADHDDGDDGDEDGESEEGDDEYAFWDSVGIDPIQVVVPGGTYYTLRCYLRDDPVFLGHDGRIRVFATPRALTQHLAVNHEHDLAGVSTYSTVAQSATGGELEIVITDDNVYVLTGLVEDITDGPVAVDSEQLDLAIELLEDAADYCDDDAVEQALDESTELGALVSFIREPDPLRVMPHPPFTVEAGQWRALEHAFEDRLIQPDT
- the upp gene encoding uracil phosphoribosyltransferase, with protein sequence MDLRVIDHPLVGARLAMLRDRRADNARFRAVLRDLTTMLVYEACRDIEVTEIDVQTPVAPTRGVRVANPPLLVPVLRAGLGMVDQAQAMLPEADLGMVGLARDESTHRPTAYLESLPEDLSGRPVLVLDPMLATGGSMVHTVELLRGRGADAVTVICVVAAPQGVEAVRACGAADRLVTASLDDGLDADAFIVPGLGDAGDRQYGPR